TACCGCTGTCAGTCCAGAGGGGGCAAAGGGATCATCACCATCAAGACCACCGAACGTAACGGCTGTGTCGTCGATATCAAGCAGGTGGTGGACGAAAACGACCTCATGCTCATCACCGATCAGGGGAAAATCCTGCGGGTGCCGGTGGAAGGATTTTCGATCATCGGCCGCAACACCCAGGGTGTACGCCTGATGGTGACCGAGGACGACGAGCGGGTGGTGGCTGTTGCCCGGCTGGCCGAGAAAGAAGAAGATGACGCCGACGAATCCACTGATGGGGGCCTGGACACAGAGGTGGAAGAACAGGAATAAGCCGATTTCGGATTTCTCCAGCCCAGTTCCATCTGAAGGATGCAATGCACCTGCGAAAAATAGATACAAGCCTTAATGACCGCCGTGGCATTCTTCGCCAGCTGGAAAGAGTGAAAGAGGAAAATATCAGTCTCGATGAGCTGGAAGAGATTGGCAGGTCCCTGAAAAAAAACGGGAAGTCCGCCCTTCGCCCCCTGGTGCGAAATCTCTGGCTGGAGAGGCGCGGTGACCTGATTTCAAGGTATACCTATCTTCTGGATTTTTTCGAGGATGAAGTCTGGATCGACCAGCTCATTCAGATTGCCCTGAAACGCAGGGACCTGGACCATGATGCCAAGGCGGCAATACTGGCGGCACTGGAAGGCTATGGTGTCGATGTGAGTCATCCTCCCTTTTCATACTTGTTCGCCGGTATCGCCAATAGCGCATCCATATCCGTACCGGAAGTACTGGACCGTGGTGAAGAAGGACTCATTTCTTTTATGGAAGAATTCCTTCTCTACCCGCAGGAAATCCGGTTGATGGTGATTGGACGGCTGCCGGAAGTTGGCAATCCCAAGGTGGTCGATTTGCTGCAGATTCTGCTCAGGCTTGATGATGGTGGGGTAACGCCGGCAACACTCGCTGCATTGGGAAGAATCAGGGAAAAAGCATCTGCAGAGCTGCTGAGAAAATACTTGTCCCAGGCTGCAGAACCGTTGGCCGGGGTCGCAGCCCGAAGTCTGCGCCGGCTCTCTTTTCTTGGGGTCGATGCCGGTAATCTTTCAGAGCAGGATACCTCCCTCCCCTTTCACATCTGCTGTGCCGGACCGCCCGATGGAGACGGCTATCGTACGCTGTTTTTTTCCCGCACCAGTGGTGGGGACACCTTTGCCATTCTCTGTCTGCAGATCCATGAATTGATCGGCATAGTCGGAGCCAGGGGCAGTGCTTCGGTGGTCGGGTCGGAACTGGAAGAAGAACTTGCCGAGCTGCACGGCGAGGAAGAGGTAGTACCTGTTGAAGCGGATTATGCTCTTTGCCTGATGCAGGATGCACTGTACCGGAACAGGGAGACCGGTACGGAACTGCCGGCAGAGTTTTATGTCCGTAGCGGCATGTTCAGTCGCGGCCAACTGGTGCCGGCCATCTATGAACCCCCTTTGCAACCGACGAAGGCAAAGATTCGCCTGACCAATAATTGCCTGGATGAAATAGCAGATGACGATTTCTTCTCCTGCTGGTTCATGACCGACAGCAGTGTTTATGGCTATGCCGCCGAATGGCGCGACCTCCAGCTCAAGTGCAGCGGCAGAGAGCTGACCCGGGGGCTTGAATTGATCCTGGCGCGGTTTTGTCAGGAACTTTTTCCGCACTCAGTTGAACGA
This region of Geotalea daltonii FRC-32 genomic DNA includes:
- a CDS encoding HEAT repeat domain-containing protein — encoded protein: MHLRKIDTSLNDRRGILRQLERVKEENISLDELEEIGRSLKKNGKSALRPLVRNLWLERRGDLISRYTYLLDFFEDEVWIDQLIQIALKRRDLDHDAKAAILAALEGYGVDVSHPPFSYLFAGIANSASISVPEVLDRGEEGLISFMEEFLLYPQEIRLMVIGRLPEVGNPKVVDLLQILLRLDDGGVTPATLAALGRIREKASAELLRKYLSQAAEPLAGVAARSLRRLSFLGVDAGNLSEQDTSLPFHICCAGPPDGDGYRTLFFSRTSGGDTFAILCLQIHELIGIVGARGSASVVGSELEEELAELHGEEEVVPVEADYALCLMQDALYRNRETGTELPAEFYVRSGMFSRGQLVPAIYEPPLQPTKAKIRLTNNCLDEIADDDFFSCWFMTDSSVYGYAAEWRDLQLKCSGRELTRGLELILARFCQELFPHSVERIHRRLLLVADLMRRVGRDPRLAEKTAALAGNVVEFKLPYHFHPFLRRLALESMDMAREAMEEGFDTRRYESESGEEWDD